CGTAAGAAAAGAAACTATGAGCCTCAACTGCCTCGCTTGCCACATCCTCCAAAGAACAGACTCGGACAGAGACATAGGAAGCCGTAAAGATTCAAACTTGAATGAAAGTTTCGCAACGTCAAGATATGAAAAGATGAGAAGGAACAGATCATCGTTGCCCGTACCGAGACGGGTCAATAAGGGTCATCGCAGGCTTTACAGTGCGGAGATGGTGGTCTATGGGGATCTGGACGAGCCCAAGCTGGTCAGAAGCAGTGGGATCAGAAGGGATTGGAGCTTTGAAgatctaaagaaacaaaaagatcagCTAAGAATTGAAGATACGATAAAGGAATAAAAAAGATCCTTTACTAGGTTCCCCTTTTCTAATGTCCATGTTGTTGTTAACTTGTTCTGTTGTTTTCAGATCATAAGGACAACCTGTGCATTGTAAGATCTCAATAAGTTTGACATAATCTGTGAAATTTCGTATTATATAAATTCATTTTCCTGATAAAGATTCTATAATAACAAACTTGAAGTGTCTACTCGTTCATGAGAGGGAAGGAACAAATGATTCGCCTTCTTCGGATAGAGTTTGTCCCTTTGATGTTTAATCCTTACAAGATCCTTTGAATCCGCAGAGCTgatgaaatataattttaaaaggcTTCCTTTTCAACCGAATAAAGCTCTGCTTCCGGCTCTGCTTCATCTCCCTATACTTGCGTTGCCTTTCTCCGTTCTTCATACGATATATCATGAGATATTCACGGATGCCTCTTGAACCGTCTTTGTTCTCAACCATATGCACAAAAGTATATAGACGTTTTAGAGAAGCTAACCGTAGTGTTTCAAAGTCcgaacaaaagaaattaatagCTAACAGAATAAACAACGAAgttataaacatttaaaatggGCTATAGAGCAAATGGGGTGGTGGCGGAGTTGGCTAGCGCGTAGGTCTCATAGCTACTGAGTGATCCTGAGGTCGAGAGTTCGAGCCTCTCTCACCCCATTCATTATTATTTCTAACATGTCATTTCAAAATTTCTGTGATGTTTTAAAATATGCAATTGATATGCAAACAAAGAATATCGTCATGTACCGACAATGACGATATCAAAACTACGTTCGTTTCATCACTATACTGAAACTACTATCATCACTAAAAATTTGGCGACGTGTTCCGACCAAAATTTGGAAACCATGAATTTTCGGTGCTCAAAGCTGGGTATGTCTCGTGATCAAAACACCAACTCTTTGTACTGAGACGGAAGCTTCAATCTTATTATATCACGCTTCTTTGTACTGATACCATGTTGATTTTCATGTAATTATCTTAATCACCAGTTCACCACATCAACGTACGAAATCCAGCAAGACATGATTTTGATCTGTCGTTAACAAAACTGTGTAATCGATTTATTTAAGCATAATAAAGATTTCTATTGAGTAGTTAGTTAATCAACCTTGTATCAAATTAACAACAGATAAGCCAACACTGAGAACAAAAATGGCTTAAGATCTCttaacacaacacaacacagcGTTTCCAAATCTTTGGACTCATAGCTTAAATCAATACTACTAATTCACGCTTCAGAGCTTCCTGGAATCCATAAACG
The Camelina sativa cultivar DH55 chromosome 6, Cs, whole genome shotgun sequence genome window above contains:
- the LOC104792275 gene encoding uncharacterized protein LOC104792275: MSLNCLACHILQRTDSDRDIGSRKDSNLNESFATSRYEKMRRNRSSLPVPRRVNKGHRRLYSAEMVVYGDLDEPKLVRSSGIRRDWSFEDLKKQKDQLRIEDTIKE